One window of the Corticium candelabrum chromosome 7, ooCorCand1.1, whole genome shotgun sequence genome contains the following:
- the LOC134182404 gene encoding interleukin-1 receptor-associated kinase 1-like: MTGLKLGTGGYGEVGVGMWRGVAVAVKTFHEEPVRVDELNISFIRRQVSVSSRVHHPNVVSICGAIIENKVPLCIAMELLEGSLKDVIEAALRSRYLSMREQVDIAVGCLCGVMYLHRLQPALLHGDIRSTNILISKTMQAKIGDLGSCRFSNESLSIGPLSPEKQSVSQFLIYTFTLC; the protein is encoded by the exons ATGACTGGATTAAAGTTGGGAACAGGAGGTTATGGAG AGGTTGGTGTTGGCATGTGGCGTGGTGTAGCAGTTGCTGTCAAGACATTTCATGAAGAACCGGTTAGAGTAGATGAACTCAACATTTCATTCATTCGACGTCAAGTGTCTGTGTCCAGTCGTGTCCATCACCCCAATGTCGTATCCATCTGTGGAGCTATCATTGAGAATAAAGTTCCTCTTTGTATCGCCATGGAGCTTTTGGAAGGATCACTGAAAGATGTGATCGAAGCTGCTTTGAGAAGCAGATATCTGTCCATGAGGGAACAAGTGGATATAGCTGTgggatgtctgtgtggtgtgatgtatcTTCACCGGCTGCAGCCTGCTCTTCTTCATGGAGACATTCGCTCTACCAACATTCTCATCAGCAAGACCATGCAAGCCAAAATCGGTGATCTGGGCTCTTGTCGCTTCTCTAACGAGTCACTTTCTATTGGTCCTCTCAGTCCAGAAAAGCAGTCAGTCTCACAGTTTTTAATTTACACTTTCACTTTGTGCTGA
- the LOC134182405 gene encoding late histone H1-like produces MRRTIYTGYPTDTRGWNAESKKRKTKPVAAEKEKGKEKAGSKRKPEQVTSQPAAKKAKKESQKSQQPMAKKAPPPKDSSSSESESSEEEVVKAAVPPVKAKELPAAVKAQPVKKVPAKETSSE; encoded by the exons atgcgtcgaACTATTTATACGGGATATCCCACTGACACACGTGGTTGGAACGCAGAGAGCAAaaaaaggaagacaaag CCGGTTGCCGCGGAGAAGGAGAAAGGAAAGGAGAAGGCGGGCAGTAAGCGAAAACCCGAGCAGGTAACCTCTCAACCTGCAGCAAAGAAGGCAAAGAAGGAGTCACAG AAATCTCAGCAGCCGATGGCAAAGAAAGCACCACCACCGAAGGATTCGTCGTCATCTGAATCTGAGTCATCAGAAGAGGAGGTAGTGAAAGCTGCAGTCCCACCTGTAAAAGCAAAAGAGCTTCCTGCTGCTGTGAAAGCACAGCCAGTGAAGAAAGTTCCTGCCAAAGAAACGTCGTCTGAATAA